The genomic region TGGCCTCACCGACGTCCCACCGCTGGTTGGCGTCGATCATCAGCTTGTTGTCCGGCCCGATGGCCTCGCGTACCAGCGCGACGCGCCGCGCGTCGTCGGCGGGATCGGCGCCGACCTTGACCTTGAAGTGAGTGAAGCCTTCGTCGAGCGCCTCCCGGCAGAGGCGGCGCACCTTGTCGTCGGAATAGCCCATCCATCCGGCCGACGTCGTGTAAGCGGGGTACCCGTCGCGCAACAGGATCCGCTCGCGGTCGGCCTTGGTGGCGTGCTGACGCTCCAGGATGGCTTCCGCTTCCTCGGGTGTCAGCGCGTCAGTGATGTAGCGAAAGTCGATCGTCGAGACGATCTGTTGCGGCGTCATGTCGGCCAGCAGCTTCCACAGCGGCTTGCCGGCCTGCTTGGCGTGCAGGTCCCACATGGCGTTGACGATCGCGGCCATCGAGATGTGGATCACGCCCTTCTCGGGGCCGAGCCAGCGCAGCTGCGAGTCGCAGGCGAGCGTCCGCCAGAACGCCGCCGAATCGGCGAAGACCGCGTCCACGTCCTGGCCGACGACGAGCGGCATGAAGCCCCGGATCGCTTCGGCGCAGATGTCGTTGCCGCGGCCGATGGTGAAGGTGAAGCCGTGCCCCTCGAGCGCGGTGTCGGTCTTCAGCACGACGTAGGCCGCCGAGTAGTCGGGATCCTTGTGGACGGCGTCGGTGCCGTCGGCGGTCAGCGACGTGGGAAACCGCAGGTCGAAGATCTCGTAGCCGGTAATCCGCATGAGACTAGAGGCTATCTCATAAATGCCGGTTGCAATCGCCGGCGAGCGAGCGCCGCGAGTGAGCCACGCGAACGGAGCGCGCCGGCGCAGCGGCGCGCGAGAGCGCGTGTAGGGGGGCCCGGCTGGGCGAAGCGCCCCGGGGAAATTACTAGTGCCCCTTTGCCGACCGCACGCGATCGACCGCCACCGCGGCGACGATGATCGCGCCGGTCACGATCTGCTGGACCCAGTTGGCCAGCCCCTTCTGCGAGCAGCCAATCTGGATGATGGTCATGATCGCGGCTCCCATGATCGTGCCCGCCACCGAGCCGCGTCCGCCGGTGAGGCTGCCGCCGCCGATGATGACGGCGGCGATCACGTCGAGCTCGGCGCCGACGCCCACGGTGGGGTCGCCGACCGAGAGCTTCGAGAACTGCAGCAGACCGGCCAGGCCAGTGAGCAGCCCGGAGAGCGTGTAGACGACGACCTTGGTGCGTGGAATCGCCACTCCGCACAGCCGCGCCATCCGCTCGTTCGAGCCGATCGCGAAGACGTGCCGCCCGAACCGTGTGTAGCGGAGCAGCGCCGCGATCAGAATCGCGGTGGCGAAGACGCCCCAGATGCCCCACGGGACCATCGCCGGGCCCCGCTCGGCACGGAGCAGATCGTTCAGCCAGGTGAAGGGCGCTTCGATCCGGCGTTCGTCGGCCAGCCCCTTTGCGGCGCCGCGCACGACGAGCATCGTCCCGAGCGTGACGATGAAGGGAATCACGTTGAGGCGGGTGATCAGCAGGCCGTTGAGCAGTCCGCACACCGCGGCTGCCGCCACCCCCGCGACCGCCGCCGCCAGCGGGCCCATGCCGGCACGCAGCGCAATGGCAATCGCCACCGTGGTGAGTGCGATGATCGAACCGACGGAGAGGTCGATGCCGCCGGCGGCGATGACGATCGTCATGCCGATCGCCGACACGCAGACGATCGCCGCCTGCCTGGCCATCAGATCGAGGTTTCCAGGGGCGTAGAACTGGCGTCCGACGAGGATCCCGAAGATCGTCGCGACGACGATGAGCCCGATCAGGGTGCCGGCGCGGTCAACGAACGATCGGCGGGTCATGCGCGCGACGGCCCTCCGCTCGAGTCGAGAAGGAGGTCGTGCTCGTTGAGGCCGGCCGCCGCACGCGGCGCCTGCAGTCGTCCGCGCTGCATCACCGCGATCCGGTCGCAGAGCCCGAGCAGCTCGGGGAAATAACTGCTGACGACGAGCACAGCTTTGGCGGGCGCGCCGTCGGCACCCGCCGCCAGCCGGTCGACGAGGCGGTAGATCTGGGCCTTGCTCGCCACGTCGATGCCCCGCGTCGGCTCGTCGAGGAGGAGCACGTCGACGTCGTGGTGGAGGAGCCGGGCGAGCGCGACTTTCTGCTGGTTGCCTCCCGACAGCTCGCCGGCCGCCTGGTCGGGTCCGCCGCACTTGATCGCCAGACGGGCGATCCAGGCGGCCGCGGAATGGCGCTGCCGCCGCGGCACGACAACACCGGCGGGGCCGAAAGGCTGCAGGCAAGTCAGCGTGAGATTGTCGGCCACGCTCAGGCTGCCCGCCAGCCCTTCGTTCTTGCGATCCTCGCTCAGCAGTCCCATGCCGGCGCGCCAGTGATCGCGCGGGGTGCGGCCGCCCCCGCCGGCGCCGATGCGCACCCGGCCGCTCTTCACCGGCGCGAGCCCGAACAGCGCACGCAGGAACCGCGTGCGGCCGGAGCCGACCAGGCCAGCGATGCCGAGCACTTCACCGCGACGCAGCGTGAAGGTGGCGCCGCCGGGCTCGAAACCGCTCACCTCGAGCAGCGGCTCGCCTGGCTGCCGATCGCTGCGCGCGAACAGATCGCCAGCCGCGGCGCCCACCATCGACGCCACGATGGCGGCGGGCGTCGACTCCGGCGTGCTGCCGCCGCCGGCGTTGCGGCCGTCACGCAGGACGGTATAGCGGTCGGTGATCGCCTGCACTTCTTCGATGAAGTGGGAAATATAGACGATGGCATACCCGTCGGCCTTGAGGCGGCGGAGCAGCGCGAACAGGTGCGCGACGTCGTCGCGTCCCAGGCTGCTGGTCGGCTCGTCGAGCACGAGAACGCGGCAGCCGACGGCGAGCGCGCGGGCAATTTCGACGAGCTGCTGGTGGGCGACCGAGAGATCGCCGACGACGGCATCGGGCCGGATGTCGTCGTGTCCGAGCTGAGCCAGCGCGGCCTTCGCCTGCGCGCGCATCGCCCGCCAGTCGACCAGGCCCGGGACCCACGACCACCGGCCGGTCGGGGCCGGCTCCGCCCCCAGCAGCATGTTCTCCATGACCGTCAGATGCGGCGCCAGCGACAGCTCCTGGTGAATCATCGCGACGCCGGCGCGGCGCGCCTCGATCGGGCTCTTGGGCACATACGGGCGCCCGTCGATCGTCATCGAGCCGGCATCGGGCTGCAGCACGCCTGCCAGAATGGCCATCAGCGTGCTCTTGCCGGCGCCGTTCTGTCCGACGAGCCCGAGGATCTCGCCGGACGCGACCGAGAGATCGACGCCGTCGAGCGCCTGGGTGGCGCCAAACGCCTTGCGCACCCCCCGCATGTTGAACGACGTTTCGTTCTGCATCGTGTCGGTGTCAGATGCCGAACGTTCGGTGCGCCTTTTCGCTCATCATTTCTTGAGGTCCGGCTCCAGCAGCGACTTGATCTCGGGCGTGTCCATGTTGTCGCGGGTGGCGACGTGCGCGCCGGTGTCGATCCGCTTGTCGACCGGCTGGCCGTGGAGGTGCGAGACCATCGTCTTCACGGCGAGGTACCCCATGCGCACCGGGTCCTGGACGACCAGGCCGTCGATGGCGCCGTCGCGCAGCCCCGTCACCAGGTTCGGCGACGCATCGAAGCCGACGAACTTTACCTTACCGGCCCAGCCGTTGTCCTGCAGCACGCGCATCATCGCGAACGACACCGATTCGTTCGGCGTGAAGATGCCGTCGATCGCGAGCGAACCATCACCCTTCTTGTAGGTACTGAGCAGCGCCTCCGCCTTCTTGTACGCTCCCTCGACGTCAGCCCCGCCGTACTGGTTGTCGCTGACCACCTCGATGCCGGAATTCGCTTTCATCGCCGCGAGGAAGCCTTCCTCGCGCTTGCCTGTGCTGTCGTGGCCTTCGGCGTAGCGGAGCAGGAGCACCTTCCCCTTGCCGCCCAGCGACTGGGCCAGGCGCTCGCCGCCGATCCGTCCGCCATTGAGATTGTCGGTCGCCACGAAGCTGACGTAGTCGTCGCTCTTCAGCCCTGAGTCGAAAATAACCACGGGGATCTTCCTCTGCTGCGCCTCCTGGATGGGCCGCACCAGCGCCGACTCGTCGAGCGGCGCGATACAGATGCCGGACACGCCGCGGCTGACCGCGTTCTCGACCTCCGACACCTGCGCGTCGCGGTCGTCTTCGCGGAGCGGGCCGCGCCATACGATCGCGACGTTGAGTTCCTTGCCAGCCTGCTCGGCGCCGGCGCGGATGCTCTGCCAGAACACGTGCGTCGTGCCTTTCGGAATGACTTCGATGGTCAACCCGCCGGATCCCGTCTGGCCCCTGCCGCATGCGGCGAGCGCCGCGAGAGCGACGAATGCGAAGGCTCGTCTCATGACTCGTTCATCCTCAGATAGACGTGTTCAGCCGTCCGCCCCATGATGCGGGCGCGTTCCTCGTCAGAGTATTCCGCGATGGCCTCGCGCACCAGCGCGAGGGTCTGCCGATAGGTCGCCCCCAGGGTACACACCGGCCAGTCGGATCCGAACATCAGCCGCGACGGCCCGAAGGCCTCGAGCGCTGTGTCGAGATACGGGCGCAGGCCGGCGGGCGTCCACGTACGCCAGTCTGCCTCGGTGACCAGCCCCGAGAGCTTGCACCACACGTTGGGCAGCGCCGCGAGTCCCCGGATGTCGCGGCGCCACGATTCGAATCCGCCGCCCCGGATGTCGGGCTTGCCGAGATGGTCCAGCACGAACCGCTGCGCCGGGAACGCCGC from Vicinamibacterales bacterium harbors:
- a CDS encoding L-fuconate dehydratase; this encodes MRITGYEIFDLRFPTSLTADGTDAVHKDPDYSAAYVVLKTDTALEGHGFTFTIGRGNDICAEAIRGFMPLVVGQDVDAVFADSAAFWRTLACDSQLRWLGPEKGVIHISMAAIVNAMWDLHAKQAGKPLWKLLADMTPQQIVSTIDFRYITDALTPEEAEAILERQHATKADRERILLRDGYPAYTTSAGWMGYSDDKVRRLCREALDEGFTHFKVKVGADPADDARRVALVREAIGPDNKLMIDANQRWDVGEAIACVTALKHHDIMWIEEPTSPDDVLGHAAIARAVAPIGVATGEHCANRVLFKQLLQANAISYCQIDSCRLGGVNENLAVILMALKFGVPVCPHAGGVGLCELVQHLSMWDFVSVSGRMDDRVAEFVDHLHEHFVDPVVVERGRYRAPSMPGYSSTIKPETRVAYRYPDGPVWTELRSSRAHQR
- a CDS encoding ABC transporter permease; its protein translation is MTRRSFVDRAGTLIGLIVVATIFGILVGRQFYAPGNLDLMARQAAIVCVSAIGMTIVIAAGGIDLSVGSIIALTTVAIAIALRAGMGPLAAAVAGVAAAAVCGLLNGLLITRLNVIPFIVTLGTMLVVRGAAKGLADERRIEAPFTWLNDLLRAERGPAMVPWGIWGVFATAILIAALLRYTRFGRHVFAIGSNERMARLCGVAIPRTKVVVYTLSGLLTGLAGLLQFSKLSVGDPTVGVGAELDVIAAVIIGGGSLTGGRGSVAGTIMGAAIMTIIQIGCSQKGLANWVQQIVTGAIIVAAVAVDRVRSAKGH
- a CDS encoding sugar ABC transporter ATP-binding protein; this translates as MQNETSFNMRGVRKAFGATQALDGVDLSVASGEILGLVGQNGAGKSTLMAILAGVLQPDAGSMTIDGRPYVPKSPIEARRAGVAMIHQELSLAPHLTVMENMLLGAEPAPTGRWSWVPGLVDWRAMRAQAKAALAQLGHDDIRPDAVVGDLSVAHQQLVEIARALAVGCRVLVLDEPTSSLGRDDVAHLFALLRRLKADGYAIVYISHFIEEVQAITDRYTVLRDGRNAGGGSTPESTPAAIVASMVGAAAGDLFARSDRQPGEPLLEVSGFEPGGATFTLRRGEVLGIAGLVGSGRTRFLRALFGLAPVKSGRVRIGAGGGGRTPRDHWRAGMGLLSEDRKNEGLAGSLSVADNLTLTCLQPFGPAGVVVPRRQRHSAAAWIARLAIKCGGPDQAAGELSGGNQQKVALARLLHHDVDVLLLDEPTRGIDVASKAQIYRLVDRLAAGADGAPAKAVLVVSSYFPELLGLCDRIAVMQRGRLQAPRAAAGLNEHDLLLDSSGGPSRA
- a CDS encoding substrate-binding domain-containing protein, with translation MRRAFAFVALAALAACGRGQTGSGGLTIEVIPKGTTHVFWQSIRAGAEQAGKELNVAIVWRGPLREDDRDAQVSEVENAVSRGVSGICIAPLDESALVRPIQEAQQRKIPVVIFDSGLKSDDYVSFVATDNLNGGRIGGERLAQSLGGKGKVLLLRYAEGHDSTGKREEGFLAAMKANSGIEVVSDNQYGGADVEGAYKKAEALLSTYKKGDGSLAIDGIFTPNESVSFAMMRVLQDNGWAGKVKFVGFDASPNLVTGLRDGAIDGLVVQDPVRMGYLAVKTMVSHLHGQPVDKRIDTGAHVATRDNMDTPEIKSLLEPDLKK